Proteins encoded together in one Telopea speciosissima isolate NSW1024214 ecotype Mountain lineage chromosome 6, Tspe_v1, whole genome shotgun sequence window:
- the LOC122664173 gene encoding ENHANCER OF AG-4 protein 2 isoform X4 has product MHIAFVAPADIQVFTSEARNKLSARCQGKTVRDFARAVKEICEAFEELQQKNLGACKDDTDKTVLGSSLPMDGVGAEVNGQSQTKTLEQKESTSNEASGDAGYGLEHCSSRQCETDELDIKPRVSCNTEQKSSPVLSVKKRNKLSNNGTHLPKKEVTSVSKQDGPSPLKEIPGDKDRDSDDIHPDAEGSSPCGPVDGESDGSPPLALSVSRKHSGGGQNAKKMVIISKRKREAAVEVGKKTTSRLSKHDDFNSEGTVGLHDTGAHIQGGGQNEIAPCDNIKDLHEDELRSDLDVNNENKVKNTVKAKKQMRADPLEPCNFGKDAIDNTKEQGKDEQLFSGDHRKKRTQLGHKINKLATNEDSHPAKRPKRLGVGEDSTKKSVTKNIRNDPPSPGGVDNKSNKPMENKKLSSRVKAESCVASRTETVSVGINLPSNEAVLPLTKRRLRALEAMSDCATEAAGGKIQKSCDIHKNNVSSSDCDGSPCTQLQSKRRAVCRFDVHNDQEERKTPVHGEPTGLSKDVPSQLSGSSRNTHHENLNHAQPNVRDGMDEHLDSAGPGESPSKDGISSVRLPHNPLSPKLKQNEEKRPRKPMAAQASHSPGKLESQKSSAKEGKPTLLSSKDGLVTAGKQVEQKTKLQTKASSTTSRKPQVGSAKGAGLGSDGVSHSSNQGTIQKSRPALTAEKAKMNLKTNSQMNDFAILECSNLNDSQLGERSNVIGDDSAATSLTDSKFADSAMSMRHLIAVAQAKRKLAYSQSLSHDNSISTFISTTTGVQERSPSPASALQHLLSGTSHAMQQDAKGFYARSSLASPSPHARQVALQNQLEHEDPEEGRVSSGQRAPGGSLSGGTEAVVARDAFEGMIETLSRTKESIGRATRLAIDCAKYGIANEVVELLIQKLESEPSCHRKVDLFFLVDSITQCSHSQKGIAGASYIPTVQAALPRLLGAAAPPGSAARENRRQCLKVLRLWLERKILPESLLRRYMDDIGVSNDDMTAGFFLRRPSRSERAIDDPIREMEGMLVDEYGSNATFQLPAFLPSNVFEDEDDIPNNLCKDAGDKSPVEATHAVEDPETCAVTPSDRRHHILEDVDGELEMEDVTGSPRDGRLMNGNDSFELGSQRHSSDKISESVSHNIPELPPLPPGSPPLPLESPPPPPPLPPSPPPPPPPPPPLSPSPPPPPPPPLPSQPPPPSQPPPPSQLPPLSLLPSGPPLSLPPPPPPPPPPPPPPLPPLPLLPSQPPMLPQQSMPPQSVPPQQPPQPSLPSSSTQLIYQQPVPQDYCRTQSGSQLLQIAGSAPHPSHGNAGIRNEMFPQQLPCIVPTGVCNTREPSGFNSSRPFEFGHNDMHLNPQAQPTQQFQPANGPFAQRPYHPAPPAAPPAQTSSNHLHYTKPVHQRIQQAYSHPYSTPSLPNGQRQYVPDEQRRMPSNEFNPDNHHGVWVGGGRASNSGPPFAQEGYFRPHVEMPASNMGFQHPVHNPLPSGPPIPVRPGNGVAQMPSRPDMAAVNCWRPG; this is encoded by the exons ATGCATAT TGCTTTTGTTGCCCCTGCTGATATTCAGGTATTTACGAGTGAAGCAAGGAATAAATTATCTGCTAGGTGTCAAGGTAAGACTGTCAGAGATTTTGCTCGTGCAGTGAAGGAGATCTGTGAGGCTTTTGAAGAATTACAGCAGAAGAACTTAGGTGCTTGTAAAGATGATACTGATAAGACAGTCCTTGGCTCCTCACTTCCAATGGATGGTGTAGGTGCTGAAGTCAATGGTCAGAGTCAGACTAAGACACTTGAACAGAAGGAAAGTACAAGTAACGAGGCCTCTGGTGATGCAGGGTATGGACTGGAACATTGTTCAAGTAGACAGTGTGAGACTGACGAGTTGGATATTAAGCCTCGTGTCTCATGTAATACAGAGCAGAAATCATCTCCAGTTTTATCCGTTAAGAAGAGGAATAAGTTATCCAATAATGGCACACATTTGCCTAAGAAAGAGGTAACTTCTGTATCCAAGCAGGATGGTCCTTCTCCACTTAAAGAAATCCCCGGTGACAAGGATAGAGATAGCGATGATATTCACCCTGATGCTGAAGGAAGTTCTCCTTGTGGTCCTGTTGATGGTGAAAGTGATGGTTCCCCACCTTTAGCTTTGTCTGTTTCTCGGAAACACTCTGGTGGAGGACAGAATGCAAAAAAGATGGTTATAATATCAAAGAGGAAGCGGGAGGCTGCAGTTGAAGTAGGAAAAAAGACAACTTCAAGGCTATCAAAGCATGATGACTTTAATTCAGAAGGCACTGTTGGTCTTCATGACACTGGAGCACATATACAAGGTGGAGGACAAAATGAAATTGCTCCATGCGATAACATTAAGGATTTGCATGAAGATGAGTTGAGATCAGATTTAGATGTCAACAATGAAAATAAGGTAAAAAATACGGTAAAAGCTAAAAAGCAAATGAGAGCAGATCCACTTGAACCATGCAATTTTGGCAAGGATGCTATAGACAATACCAAGGAGCAGGGCAAGGATGAGCAATTATTTTCTGGAGATCATAGGAAGAAGAGAACCCAACTTGGACATAAAATTAATAAGTTGGCAACAAATGAAGATTCACATCCTGCCAAAAGACCAAAGCGATTAGGCGTTGGTGAGGATTCCACCAAGAAATCTGTCACTAAAAACATAAGGAATGATCCTCCGAGTCCGGGTGGTGTTGAcaataaaagtaataaaccTATGGAGAATAAAAAGTTATCTTCTCGTGTTAAGGCTGAAAGCTGCGTGGCATCTAGAACTGAAACAGTTAGTGTTGGAATCAACTTACCAAGTAATGAAGCTGTTTTGCCACTGACGAAGCGCCGTCTTCGGGCGTTGGAGGCAATGTCTGATTGTGCCACAGAggctgctgggggtaaaatacAAAAGAGTTGTGACATCCATAAGAATAATGTTTCAAGCTCAGATTGTGATGGGTCTCCTTGTACCCAATTACAGTCAAAACGGAGAGCCGTTTGTCGGTTTGATGTTCATAATGACCAAGAAGAGCGCAAAACTCCTGTTCATGGGGAACCAACCGGTTTGTCGAAGGATGTGCCTTCACAGTTGTCAGGTTCGTCTCGGAACACACATCATGAAAATCTCAATCATGCTCAGCCGAATGTTAGAGATGGCATGGATGAACATTTGGATTCTGCTGGACCAGGTGAGAGCCCTTCAAAGGATGGAATATCCTCTGTCAGACTTCCTCATAACCCTCTATCACCCAAATTAAAgcaaaatgaagagaaaagacCGAGAAAACCAATGGCAGCTCAGGCTTCTCATAGCCCTGGTAAATTGGAATCACAGAAATCATCTGCCAAGGAGGGTAAGCCAACCTTGCTCTCTTCTAAGGATGGGTTGGTTACTGCTGGGAAGCAAGTGGAGCAGAAAACCAAGCTCCAGACTAAAGCATCCAGCACCACTTCTAGAAAGCCTCAGGTTGGGTCTGCGAAAGGTGCAGGTCTGGGTTCTGATGGCGTAAGCCATTCTTCTAATCAAGGAACAATCCAGAAAAGCAGGCCAGCCTTAACTGCAGAAAAGGCAAAGATGAATTTAAAGACTAATTCACAGATGAATGATTTTGCTATTCTGGAGTGCTCTAACCTGAATGATTCTCAGCTTGGGGAACG gTCCAATGTCATTGGTGATGATAGTGCTGCGACTTCATTGACAGATTCCAAGTTTGCAGATTCTGCCATGTCTATGAGACATCTTATTGCTGTTGCGCAAGCGAAAAGAAAACTTGCGTATTCACAATCTCTTTCTCATGATAATTCTATCTCAACATTTATTTCCACCACTACAGGGGTTCAGGAAAGAAGCCCGAGTCCTGCTTCTGCACTTCAGCACTTACTGTCTGGAACTAGCCATGCTATGCAGCAGGATGCAAAGGGATTTTATGCTCGCTCATCCCTGGCATCTCCATCTCCTCATGCTCGTCAAGTTGCATTGCAAAATCAACTAGAGCATGAAGATCCTGAAGAGGGAAGGGTTAGTTCAGGACAGAGGGCACCTGGAGGGTCACTAAGTGGTGGTACAGAGGCTGTTGTTGCACGAGATGCTTTTGAAGGAATGATAGAGACATTGTCAAGGACAAAGGAAAGTATTGGACGTGCAACCCGTCTAGCAATTGATTGTGCAAAGTATGGAATCGCCAATGAG GTTGTGGAACTTCTTATCCAAAAGTTGGAGAGTGAGCCAAGTTGCCATCGCAAAGTGGACCTGTTCTTTCTCGTGGACTCTATCACACAATGTTCTCATAGTCAAAAAG GAATTGCGGGAGCATCATACATTCCCACAGTACAAGCAGCACTGCCTCGTCTTTTAGGTGCTGCTGCTCCACCTGGATCTGCCGCTCGTGAAAATCGTCGTCAATGTCTTAAG GTTCTGCGGTTATGGCTTGAACGGAAAATTTTACCTGAATCACTTCTTCGGCGTTACATGGATGATATCGGAGTTTCAAATGATGATATGACTGCTGGATTTTTTCTTAGACGTCCATCTCGATCTGAGCGTGCTATTGATGATCCAATTAGAGAAATGGAAGGAATGCTTGTTGATGAGTATGGGAG CAATGCAACATTTCAGTTGCCTGCCTTTTTACCTTCTAATGTATTCGAGGATGAAGATGATATTCCTAACAACTTATGCAAGGATGCTGGTGACAAATCACCAGTAGAAGCCACTCATGCTGTAGAAGATCCGGAAACATGTGCAGTTACTCCTAGTGACAGGCGTCACCACATTTTAGAGGACGTGGATGGTGAGCTTGAAATGGAAGATGTTACTGGATCTCCCAGGGATGGGAGACTCATGAATGGGAATGATTCCTTTGAATTGGGTTCACAGCGACACAGTTCGGATAAGATTTCAGAATCGGTTTCTCATAATATCCCTGAGTTACCCCCTTTGCCTCCGGGTTCTCCACCATTGCCTTTAGAATCTCCACCTCCGCCTCCACCCTTACCTCcttcacctcctcctcctcctcctcctcccccaccTTTATCTCCATcaccgcctccaccaccaccacctccactgcCATCGCAACCACCACCTCCATCACAGCCACCTCCACCATCACAACTACCGCCACTGTCTCTGCTGCCTTCAGGTCCTCCACTAtcattaccaccaccaccaccaccaccaccaccaccaccaccaccaccactgccaccgctACCTTTATTGCCTTCCCAACCACCAATGCTACCCCAACAATCCATGCCACCACAGTCAGTGCCCCCTCAACAACCACCCCAGCCATCACTTCCATCGTCTTCAACACAGTTGATATATCAGCAACCTGTACCTCAAGATTATTGCAGGACCCAAAGT GGAAGCCAACTTCTACAAATTGCAGGAAGTGCTCCTCATCCTAGCCATGGTAATGCTGGAATACGGAATGAAATGTTTCCACAGCAGTTACCTTGTATCGTGCCGACAGGAGTTTGCAATACGCGTGAACCATCTGGATTTAATTCCTCCAGACCATTTGAATTTGGACATAATGACATGCATTTAAACCCCCAAGCTCAGCCCACCCAGCAGTTTCAACCAGCTAATGGACCTTTTGCCCAGAGGCCTTACCATCCTGCTCCCCCTGCAGCTCCCCCTGCACAAACCTCATCCAACCATCTACATTATACAAAGCCTGTTCATCAACGTATACAGCAAGCATACTCCCATCCTTACTCCACCCCATCCCTTCCCAATGGGCAGAGGCAATATGTTCCTGATGAACAACGGAGAATGCCTTCAAACGAATTCAATCCAGATAATCATCATGGCGTGTGGGTGGGTGGAGGGAGAGCTTCAAATTCCGGGCCACCCTTTGCTCAGGAAG GCTATTTTCGTCCACATGTTGAAATGCCTGCAAGTAATATGGGTTTCCAGCATCCTGTTCACAATCCTCTGCCATCAGGACCTCCAATACCAG TTCGTCCAGGTAATGGTGTTGCACAGATGCCCAGTAGACCAGACATGGCTGCTGTCAATTGTTGGAGGCCAGGTTAA
- the LOC122664173 gene encoding ENHANCER OF AG-4 protein 2 isoform X2, with product MAPGRKRGANKAKAKSQLSLGDLVLAKVKGFPAWPAKISRPEDWERMPDPRKYFVQFFGTEEIAFVAPADIQVFTSEARNKLSARCQGKTVRDFARAVKEICEAFEELQQKNLGACKDDTDKTVLGSSLPMDGVGAEVNGQSQTKTLEQKESTSNEASGDAGYGLEHCSSRQCETDELDIKPRVSCNTEQKSSPVLSVKKRNKLSNNGTHLPKKEVTSVSKQDGPSPLKEIPGDKDRDSDDIHPDAEGSSPCGPVDGESDGSPPLALSVSRKHSGGGQNAKKMVIISKRKREAAVEVGKKTTSRLSKHDDFNSEGTVGLHDTGAHIQGGGQNEIAPCDNIKDLHEDELRSDLDVNNENKVKNTVKAKKQMRADPLEPCNFGKDAIDNTKEQGKDEQLFSGDHRKKRTQLGHKINKLATNEDSHPAKRPKRLGVGEDSTKKSVTKNIRNDPPSPGGVDNKSNKPMENKKLSSRVKAESCVASRTETVSVGINLPSNEAVLPLTKRRLRALEAMSDCATEAAGGKIQKSCDIHKNNVSSSDCDGSPCTQLQSKRRAVCRFDVHNDQEERKTPVHGEPTGLSKDVPSQLSGSSRNTHHENLNHAQPNVRDGMDEHLDSAGPGESPSKDGISSVRLPHNPLSPKLKQNEEKRPRKPMAAQASHSPGKLESQKSSAKEGKPTLLSSKDGLVTAGKQVEQKTKLQTKASSTTSRKPQVGSAKGAGLGSDGVSHSSNQGTIQKSRPALTAEKAKMNLKTNSQMNDFAILECSNLNDSQLGERSNVIGDDSAATSLTDSKFADSAMSMRHLIAVAQAKRKLAYSQSLSHDNSISTFISTTTGVQERSPSPASALQHLLSGTSHAMQQDAKGFYARSSLASPSPHARQVALQNQLEHEDPEEGRVSSGQRAPGGSLSGGTEAVVARDAFEGMIETLSRTKESIGRATRLAIDCAKYGIANEVVELLIQKLESEPSCHRKVDLFFLVDSITQCSHSQKGIAGASYIPTVQAALPRLLGAAAPPGSAARENRRQCLKVLRLWLERKILPESLLRRYMDDIGVSNDDMTAGFFLRRPSRSERAIDDPIREMEGMLVDEYGSNATFQLPAFLPSNVFEDEDDIPNNLCKDAGDKSPVEATHAVEDPETCAVTPSDRRHHILEDVDGELEMEDVTGSPRDGRLMNGNDSFELGSQRHSSDKISESVSHNIPELPPLPPGSPPLPLESPPPPPPLPPSPPPPPPPPPPLSPSPPPPPPPPLPSQPPPPSQPPPPSQLPPLSLLPSGPPLSLPPPPPPPPPPPPPPLPPLPLLPSQPPMLPQQSMPPQSVPPQQPPQPSLPSSSTQLIYQQPVPQDYCRTQSGSQLLQIAGSAPHPSHGNAGIRNEMFPQQLPCIVPTGVCNTREPSGFNSSRPFEFGHNDMHLNPQAQPTQQFQPANGPFAQRPYHPAPPAAPPAQTSSNHLHYTKPVHQRIQQAYSHPYSTPSLPNGQRQYVPDEQRRMPSNEFNPDNHHGVWVGGGRASNSGPPFAQEGYFRPHVEMPASNMGFQHPVHNPLPSGPPIPGNGVAQMPSRPDMAAVNCWRPG from the exons TGCTTTTGTTGCCCCTGCTGATATTCAGGTATTTACGAGTGAAGCAAGGAATAAATTATCTGCTAGGTGTCAAGGTAAGACTGTCAGAGATTTTGCTCGTGCAGTGAAGGAGATCTGTGAGGCTTTTGAAGAATTACAGCAGAAGAACTTAGGTGCTTGTAAAGATGATACTGATAAGACAGTCCTTGGCTCCTCACTTCCAATGGATGGTGTAGGTGCTGAAGTCAATGGTCAGAGTCAGACTAAGACACTTGAACAGAAGGAAAGTACAAGTAACGAGGCCTCTGGTGATGCAGGGTATGGACTGGAACATTGTTCAAGTAGACAGTGTGAGACTGACGAGTTGGATATTAAGCCTCGTGTCTCATGTAATACAGAGCAGAAATCATCTCCAGTTTTATCCGTTAAGAAGAGGAATAAGTTATCCAATAATGGCACACATTTGCCTAAGAAAGAGGTAACTTCTGTATCCAAGCAGGATGGTCCTTCTCCACTTAAAGAAATCCCCGGTGACAAGGATAGAGATAGCGATGATATTCACCCTGATGCTGAAGGAAGTTCTCCTTGTGGTCCTGTTGATGGTGAAAGTGATGGTTCCCCACCTTTAGCTTTGTCTGTTTCTCGGAAACACTCTGGTGGAGGACAGAATGCAAAAAAGATGGTTATAATATCAAAGAGGAAGCGGGAGGCTGCAGTTGAAGTAGGAAAAAAGACAACTTCAAGGCTATCAAAGCATGATGACTTTAATTCAGAAGGCACTGTTGGTCTTCATGACACTGGAGCACATATACAAGGTGGAGGACAAAATGAAATTGCTCCATGCGATAACATTAAGGATTTGCATGAAGATGAGTTGAGATCAGATTTAGATGTCAACAATGAAAATAAGGTAAAAAATACGGTAAAAGCTAAAAAGCAAATGAGAGCAGATCCACTTGAACCATGCAATTTTGGCAAGGATGCTATAGACAATACCAAGGAGCAGGGCAAGGATGAGCAATTATTTTCTGGAGATCATAGGAAGAAGAGAACCCAACTTGGACATAAAATTAATAAGTTGGCAACAAATGAAGATTCACATCCTGCCAAAAGACCAAAGCGATTAGGCGTTGGTGAGGATTCCACCAAGAAATCTGTCACTAAAAACATAAGGAATGATCCTCCGAGTCCGGGTGGTGTTGAcaataaaagtaataaaccTATGGAGAATAAAAAGTTATCTTCTCGTGTTAAGGCTGAAAGCTGCGTGGCATCTAGAACTGAAACAGTTAGTGTTGGAATCAACTTACCAAGTAATGAAGCTGTTTTGCCACTGACGAAGCGCCGTCTTCGGGCGTTGGAGGCAATGTCTGATTGTGCCACAGAggctgctgggggtaaaatacAAAAGAGTTGTGACATCCATAAGAATAATGTTTCAAGCTCAGATTGTGATGGGTCTCCTTGTACCCAATTACAGTCAAAACGGAGAGCCGTTTGTCGGTTTGATGTTCATAATGACCAAGAAGAGCGCAAAACTCCTGTTCATGGGGAACCAACCGGTTTGTCGAAGGATGTGCCTTCACAGTTGTCAGGTTCGTCTCGGAACACACATCATGAAAATCTCAATCATGCTCAGCCGAATGTTAGAGATGGCATGGATGAACATTTGGATTCTGCTGGACCAGGTGAGAGCCCTTCAAAGGATGGAATATCCTCTGTCAGACTTCCTCATAACCCTCTATCACCCAAATTAAAgcaaaatgaagagaaaagacCGAGAAAACCAATGGCAGCTCAGGCTTCTCATAGCCCTGGTAAATTGGAATCACAGAAATCATCTGCCAAGGAGGGTAAGCCAACCTTGCTCTCTTCTAAGGATGGGTTGGTTACTGCTGGGAAGCAAGTGGAGCAGAAAACCAAGCTCCAGACTAAAGCATCCAGCACCACTTCTAGAAAGCCTCAGGTTGGGTCTGCGAAAGGTGCAGGTCTGGGTTCTGATGGCGTAAGCCATTCTTCTAATCAAGGAACAATCCAGAAAAGCAGGCCAGCCTTAACTGCAGAAAAGGCAAAGATGAATTTAAAGACTAATTCACAGATGAATGATTTTGCTATTCTGGAGTGCTCTAACCTGAATGATTCTCAGCTTGGGGAACG gTCCAATGTCATTGGTGATGATAGTGCTGCGACTTCATTGACAGATTCCAAGTTTGCAGATTCTGCCATGTCTATGAGACATCTTATTGCTGTTGCGCAAGCGAAAAGAAAACTTGCGTATTCACAATCTCTTTCTCATGATAATTCTATCTCAACATTTATTTCCACCACTACAGGGGTTCAGGAAAGAAGCCCGAGTCCTGCTTCTGCACTTCAGCACTTACTGTCTGGAACTAGCCATGCTATGCAGCAGGATGCAAAGGGATTTTATGCTCGCTCATCCCTGGCATCTCCATCTCCTCATGCTCGTCAAGTTGCATTGCAAAATCAACTAGAGCATGAAGATCCTGAAGAGGGAAGGGTTAGTTCAGGACAGAGGGCACCTGGAGGGTCACTAAGTGGTGGTACAGAGGCTGTTGTTGCACGAGATGCTTTTGAAGGAATGATAGAGACATTGTCAAGGACAAAGGAAAGTATTGGACGTGCAACCCGTCTAGCAATTGATTGTGCAAAGTATGGAATCGCCAATGAG GTTGTGGAACTTCTTATCCAAAAGTTGGAGAGTGAGCCAAGTTGCCATCGCAAAGTGGACCTGTTCTTTCTCGTGGACTCTATCACACAATGTTCTCATAGTCAAAAAG GAATTGCGGGAGCATCATACATTCCCACAGTACAAGCAGCACTGCCTCGTCTTTTAGGTGCTGCTGCTCCACCTGGATCTGCCGCTCGTGAAAATCGTCGTCAATGTCTTAAG GTTCTGCGGTTATGGCTTGAACGGAAAATTTTACCTGAATCACTTCTTCGGCGTTACATGGATGATATCGGAGTTTCAAATGATGATATGACTGCTGGATTTTTTCTTAGACGTCCATCTCGATCTGAGCGTGCTATTGATGATCCAATTAGAGAAATGGAAGGAATGCTTGTTGATGAGTATGGGAG CAATGCAACATTTCAGTTGCCTGCCTTTTTACCTTCTAATGTATTCGAGGATGAAGATGATATTCCTAACAACTTATGCAAGGATGCTGGTGACAAATCACCAGTAGAAGCCACTCATGCTGTAGAAGATCCGGAAACATGTGCAGTTACTCCTAGTGACAGGCGTCACCACATTTTAGAGGACGTGGATGGTGAGCTTGAAATGGAAGATGTTACTGGATCTCCCAGGGATGGGAGACTCATGAATGGGAATGATTCCTTTGAATTGGGTTCACAGCGACACAGTTCGGATAAGATTTCAGAATCGGTTTCTCATAATATCCCTGAGTTACCCCCTTTGCCTCCGGGTTCTCCACCATTGCCTTTAGAATCTCCACCTCCGCCTCCACCCTTACCTCcttcacctcctcctcctcctcctcctcccccaccTTTATCTCCATcaccgcctccaccaccaccacctccactgcCATCGCAACCACCACCTCCATCACAGCCACCTCCACCATCACAACTACCGCCACTGTCTCTGCTGCCTTCAGGTCCTCCACTAtcattaccaccaccaccaccaccaccaccaccaccaccaccaccaccactgccaccgctACCTTTATTGCCTTCCCAACCACCAATGCTACCCCAACAATCCATGCCACCACAGTCAGTGCCCCCTCAACAACCACCCCAGCCATCACTTCCATCGTCTTCAACACAGTTGATATATCAGCAACCTGTACCTCAAGATTATTGCAGGACCCAAAGT GGAAGCCAACTTCTACAAATTGCAGGAAGTGCTCCTCATCCTAGCCATGGTAATGCTGGAATACGGAATGAAATGTTTCCACAGCAGTTACCTTGTATCGTGCCGACAGGAGTTTGCAATACGCGTGAACCATCTGGATTTAATTCCTCCAGACCATTTGAATTTGGACATAATGACATGCATTTAAACCCCCAAGCTCAGCCCACCCAGCAGTTTCAACCAGCTAATGGACCTTTTGCCCAGAGGCCTTACCATCCTGCTCCCCCTGCAGCTCCCCCTGCACAAACCTCATCCAACCATCTACATTATACAAAGCCTGTTCATCAACGTATACAGCAAGCATACTCCCATCCTTACTCCACCCCATCCCTTCCCAATGGGCAGAGGCAATATGTTCCTGATGAACAACGGAGAATGCCTTCAAACGAATTCAATCCAGATAATCATCATGGCGTGTGGGTGGGTGGAGGGAGAGCTTCAAATTCCGGGCCACCCTTTGCTCAGGAAG GCTATTTTCGTCCACATGTTGAAATGCCTGCAAGTAATATGGGTTTCCAGCATCCTGTTCACAATCCTCTGCCATCAGGACCTCCAATACCAG GTAATGGTGTTGCACAGATGCCCAGTAGACCAGACATGGCTGCTGTCAATTGTTGGAGGCCAGGTTAA